In the genome of Acidimicrobiales bacterium, one region contains:
- the erpA gene encoding iron-sulfur cluster insertion protein ErpA, giving the protein MIALTDKAATKVSELIAAEGEGELALRVAVRPGGCSGFSYDMFFDSEVADDDLTVEYSGVKVVVDASSAMLLDGATLDYADGLTQAGFSINNPNAQRTCGCGSSFS; this is encoded by the coding sequence GTGATCGCTCTCACCGACAAGGCCGCCACCAAGGTCTCCGAGCTCATCGCCGCCGAGGGCGAGGGAGAGCTCGCCCTGCGGGTCGCCGTGCGCCCCGGGGGCTGCTCGGGCTTCAGCTACGACATGTTCTTCGACAGCGAGGTGGCCGACGACGACCTCACCGTCGAGTACTCGGGGGTGAAGGTGGTGGTCGACGCCTCGAGCGCCATGCTCCTCGACGGGGCCACCCTCGACTACGCCGACGGCCTGACCCAGGCCGGCTTCTCGATCAACAACCCCAACGCCCAGCGCACCTGCGGCTGCGGTTCCAGCTTCTCCTGA
- a CDS encoding sigma-70 family RNA polymerase sigma factor → MSEPTPRSSRDPEDVQAMVARVVDEVLHPETRHERAALVRLVMSSLRHRNPDDLEEDIRDICRRVVPSILGPQYTWPDIRKHVETAATAILGSRHHHHYEELVEVTLEKLLKQGPGEEKTVRKLKKFIKTVCVGEWNRLYKKSQRLKSSPLEELNGEITSDRADDAFIDVDEDDVVDRIFERFGRRSAKHRHWAELLRSHYVDGRTQAEIAEQLDISASAVSQQMKKARAALERFMDRDGM, encoded by the coding sequence ATGAGTGAGCCGACGCCCCGGTCATCCCGCGATCCTGAAGACGTCCAAGCGATGGTCGCTCGAGTGGTCGATGAGGTCTTGCACCCTGAGACGCGGCACGAGAGGGCCGCATTGGTCCGATTGGTCATGTCGAGCCTGCGACACCGCAACCCCGACGACCTCGAAGAGGATATCCGGGACATCTGCCGGAGGGTCGTCCCTTCGATCCTCGGACCCCAGTACACCTGGCCTGACATCCGCAAGCACGTCGAGACCGCAGCGACCGCCATCCTCGGATCACGCCACCACCATCACTACGAAGAGCTCGTCGAGGTCACGCTCGAGAAGCTCCTGAAGCAGGGGCCCGGCGAGGAGAAGACCGTTCGCAAGCTCAAGAAGTTCATCAAGACGGTTTGCGTGGGCGAATGGAACCGCCTCTACAAGAAGAGCCAGCGCCTCAAGAGCAGCCCGTTGGAGGAACTCAACGGTGAGATCACATCCGACCGCGCGGACGACGCATTCATCGATGTCGACGAGGACGATGTCGTGGATCGCATCTTCGAACGCTTCGGACGTCGCTCAGCGAAACATCGACACTGGGCCGAGTTGCTCAGATCGCACTACGTCGACGGCCGGACGCAAGCCGAGATCGCCGAGCAGCTCGACATCTCAGCCTCGGCGGTGTCGCAACAGATGAAGAAGGCCAGAGCAGCCCTCGAGAGGTTCATGGACCGCGACGGCATGTGA
- a CDS encoding 2Fe-2S iron-sulfur cluster-binding protein, which translates to MSEPTPREVTVEGTAVQLEVDGRQVEVADGGITLLEALRDRLGLRSPKDGCAPQGQCGCCTVLVDGAPRVACVTPLRRVAGRSVTTAEGLAPDVRSAWAEAFSATGGSQCGFCTPGIICRLEGARAKGVAPDDHAAVGRALAAHLCRCTGWQPVVDAWGRAAALLAGPPLEGEPEATPAGRAVSVRTAPARDLEAAARRATLEGGAVQRVGPDVALGQGGFADDGAPADALVAVPDGAGGWVVGETLAEVRARSGKVQGRRTTVDPVPPLALPEGDWAATLRTCWVEPAYLEPDAAWCAPGGDPVGPLVNGGAFGAKRSSPVAGAARALADRWGRPVRVLLAREDTVRLGPKRPPVAGGARADGTGRLRVVATPGIAAAITAAAPGLEVEEVDVAGPPTDAGLRAAGWAEAVVLEAGAAGRCGPVVAPGGGRAEVTLAADGTVHVRVRPGDPLDEAVLRSYCVGAVHQGLSWIRSEGLAVTAEGVVEDLTIRSFGILRALDMPRVEVEVEGDDAGEPVNVSDAVFAATAAAAWLAAGTPTDLPTGP; encoded by the coding sequence GTGTCCGAGCCCACGCCCCGCGAGGTGACCGTCGAGGGCACCGCGGTCCAGCTGGAGGTGGATGGGCGCCAGGTCGAGGTGGCCGACGGCGGCATCACCTTGCTGGAGGCCCTGCGGGACCGGTTGGGGCTCCGATCCCCCAAGGACGGCTGCGCCCCCCAGGGGCAGTGCGGTTGTTGCACGGTGCTGGTCGACGGGGCGCCCCGGGTGGCCTGCGTGACGCCCCTGCGCCGGGTGGCCGGCCGGTCGGTCACCACCGCCGAGGGCCTGGCTCCCGACGTCCGCTCGGCCTGGGCCGAGGCCTTCTCGGCCACCGGGGGCAGCCAGTGCGGCTTCTGCACCCCGGGCATCATCTGCCGGCTGGAGGGGGCCCGGGCCAAGGGCGTGGCCCCCGACGACCACGCCGCGGTGGGCCGGGCCCTGGCCGCCCACCTGTGCCGCTGCACCGGCTGGCAGCCCGTGGTGGACGCCTGGGGTCGGGCTGCCGCGCTCCTGGCCGGCCCGCCCCTGGAGGGTGAGCCCGAGGCCACGCCGGCGGGGCGGGCCGTCTCGGTGCGGACCGCCCCCGCTCGTGACCTCGAGGCCGCGGCCCGGCGGGCCACCTTGGAGGGCGGGGCCGTCCAGCGGGTGGGGCCGGACGTGGCCCTCGGCCAGGGGGGCTTCGCCGACGACGGCGCCCCGGCCGACGCCCTGGTGGCCGTGCCCGACGGGGCCGGGGGCTGGGTGGTGGGCGAGACCCTGGCCGAGGTGCGGGCCCGCTCGGGCAAGGTCCAGGGCCGGCGGACCACCGTCGACCCGGTGCCCCCGTTGGCCCTGCCCGAGGGGGATTGGGCCGCGACCCTGCGCACGTGCTGGGTCGAACCGGCCTATCTGGAGCCCGACGCCGCCTGGTGCGCCCCTGGGGGCGACCCGGTCGGTCCCCTGGTCAACGGGGGGGCCTTCGGGGCCAAGCGCTCGTCGCCGGTGGCCGGGGCGGCCCGGGCCCTGGCCGACCGCTGGGGTCGCCCGGTCCGGGTCCTCCTGGCCCGGGAGGACACGGTGCGCCTCGGTCCCAAGCGGCCCCCGGTGGCCGGGGGGGCCCGGGCCGACGGCACCGGTCGCTTGCGGGTGGTGGCCACGCCGGGCATCGCTGCCGCCATCACCGCCGCCGCGCCGGGCCTGGAGGTGGAGGAGGTCGACGTGGCCGGTCCGCCAACCGACGCCGGCCTGCGGGCCGCCGGGTGGGCCGAGGCCGTGGTGCTGGAGGCCGGGGCCGCGGGCCGGTGCGGACCGGTGGTGGCCCCGGGCGGGGGTCGGGCCGAGGTGACCCTGGCGGCCGACGGCACGGTGCACGTCCGGGTCCGGCCCGGGGACCCGTTGGACGAGGCGGTGCTGCGCTCCTACTGCGTGGGCGCCGTCCACCAGGGCCTGTCGTGGATTCGTAGCGAGGGCCTGGCCGTGACGGCCGAGGGCGTGGTCGAGGACCTGACCATCCGCTCCTTCGGGATCCTCCGGGCCCTGGACATGCCCCGGGTGGAGGTCGAGGTCGAGGGGGACGACGCCGGCGAGCCGGTGAACGTCTCCGATGCCGTCTTCGCCGCCACCGCCGCCGCGGCCTGGCTGGCCGCCGGCACCCCCACCGACCTCCCCACCGGCCCCTGA
- a CDS encoding RidA family protein yields MSSAPYTPAVHAGGWIAVSGQVPLRDGAFLSDRPFGEQVDGVLANVADRLAEHGATLADVVKTTVFLTDMADYPLLNERWVATFPEPRPARSCVAVAGLPFDVRLEVEAWALAP; encoded by the coding sequence ATGAGCTCCGCCCCGTACACGCCCGCTGTCCACGCCGGGGGCTGGATCGCTGTCTCCGGCCAGGTGCCGCTGCGGGACGGGGCCTTCCTGTCCGACCGCCCGTTCGGCGAGCAGGTCGACGGGGTGCTGGCCAACGTGGCCGATCGCCTGGCCGAGCACGGGGCGACCCTGGCCGACGTGGTGAAGACCACGGTGTTCCTCACCGACATGGCCGACTACCCGCTGCTCAACGAGCGATGGGTGGCCACCTTCCCCGAGCCCCGCCCGGCCCGGAGCTGCGTGGCCGTGGCCGGCCTGCCCTTCGACGTCCGCCTCGAGGTCGAGGCCTGGGCCCTGGCCCCCTGA
- a CDS encoding response regulator transcription factor — MEPWLVHPDPPPPELVQTLELAGHAWKAVTDEVALGRMDADVTWRGAVVVLGDAPETGLAVCRALRKRDVPIEPVLLLVRGSSLADLELRDELYDDFCLDPFHPRELEARLRHLLWRAGTGTGPEMIEYSGLALNLETYQAAIDGRPLDLTYMEYELLKFLAQHPGRVFTRETLLSRVWGYEYYGGARTVDVHVRRLRAKLGEEHAGLITTVRSVGYRFGQSRWGS; from the coding sequence ATGGAACCTTGGCTCGTCCACCCCGACCCCCCGCCGCCCGAGCTGGTGCAGACCCTCGAGCTGGCCGGCCACGCCTGGAAGGCGGTCACCGACGAGGTCGCGCTCGGCCGCATGGACGCCGACGTCACCTGGCGGGGGGCGGTGGTGGTGCTGGGCGACGCCCCGGAGACGGGCCTGGCCGTGTGCCGCGCCCTCCGCAAGCGGGACGTGCCCATCGAGCCAGTGCTGCTCCTGGTGCGGGGGTCCAGCCTGGCCGACCTGGAGCTGCGTGACGAGCTCTACGACGACTTCTGCCTCGACCCGTTCCACCCCCGGGAGCTGGAGGCCCGTCTGCGCCACCTGCTGTGGCGGGCCGGCACCGGCACGGGGCCGGAGATGATCGAGTACAGCGGGCTGGCCCTCAACCTGGAGACCTACCAGGCAGCCATCGACGGGCGCCCCCTCGACCTCACCTACATGGAGTACGAGCTGCTCAAGTTCCTGGCCCAGCACCCGGGCCGGGTCTTCACCCGCGAGACCTTGCTCAGCCGGGTGTGGGGCTACGAGTACTACGGCGGGGCCCGCACCGTGGACGTCCACGTGCGACGCCTCCGGGCCAAGCTGGGCGAAGAGCACGCCGGGCTCATCACCACCGTGCGGTCGGTGGGCTACCGCTTCGGCCAGTCCCGCTGGGGCTCCTGA
- a CDS encoding glutamine synthetase family protein: protein MPGVDPQQAYVMRTVEERGVRLIRLWFTDVVGQLKSFAISPAELESAFQEGMQFDGSAIDGFSRIQESDVLAKPDPSTFELLPWGQSDETAARMFCDISNLDGTPFEGDPRQVLRRNLDRARERGFSFYTAPEMEFFYFANGDGTSAPVPLDSGSYFDLTTADVASDLRKRTIHTLEAMGIPVEYSFHEDSPSQHEIDLRYTDALTMADNVMTFRLVVREIATERGVYATFMPKPLAGVQGSGMHTHMSLFEGDTNAFADPGDPYRLSKVGRGFIAGLLHHAHEITAVTNQLVNSYKRLIVGTEAPAHASWARNNRSALIRVPVTKAGKDSSVRIEFRSPDPACNPYLAFSCILAAGLKGIDEGYDLPDEATANVFELTPAQRAAEGMRELPQSLAEALEAMEGSELVAEALGEHIFSWFLRNKRSEWADYKAQVTPFELERYLPAW from the coding sequence ATGCCCGGCGTGGATCCCCAGCAGGCATACGTGATGCGCACGGTCGAGGAGCGAGGGGTCCGGCTCATCCGGCTGTGGTTCACCGACGTGGTGGGCCAGCTCAAGTCCTTCGCCATCTCGCCGGCCGAGCTGGAGTCGGCCTTCCAGGAGGGCATGCAGTTCGACGGCTCGGCCATCGACGGGTTCAGCCGCATCCAGGAGAGCGACGTCCTGGCCAAGCCCGACCCGAGCACCTTCGAGCTCCTCCCCTGGGGCCAGTCGGACGAGACCGCGGCCCGCATGTTCTGCGACATCTCCAACCTGGACGGCACCCCCTTCGAGGGCGACCCCCGCCAGGTGCTGCGCCGCAACCTGGACCGGGCCCGGGAGCGGGGCTTCAGCTTCTACACCGCCCCCGAGATGGAGTTCTTCTACTTCGCCAACGGCGACGGCACCTCCGCGCCGGTCCCCCTGGACAGCGGCTCCTACTTCGACCTCACCACCGCGGACGTGGCCTCCGACCTCCGCAAGCGCACCATCCACACCCTGGAGGCCATGGGCATCCCGGTGGAGTACTCCTTCCACGAGGACAGCCCCAGCCAGCACGAGATCGACCTGCGCTACACCGATGCCCTGACCATGGCCGACAACGTGATGACGTTCCGGCTGGTGGTGCGCGAGATCGCCACCGAGCGGGGCGTGTACGCCACGTTCATGCCCAAGCCCCTGGCCGGCGTGCAGGGCTCCGGCATGCACACCCACATGTCGCTGTTCGAGGGCGACACCAACGCCTTCGCCGACCCCGGCGACCCCTACCGCCTCTCCAAGGTGGGCCGGGGGTTCATCGCCGGGCTCCTGCACCACGCCCACGAGATCACCGCGGTGACCAACCAGTTGGTCAACAGCTACAAGCGCCTCATCGTGGGGACCGAGGCCCCGGCGCACGCCTCGTGGGCCCGCAACAACCGCTCGGCCCTCATCCGGGTACCGGTGACCAAGGCCGGCAAGGACTCCTCGGTCCGCATCGAGTTCCGCTCCCCCGACCCGGCCTGCAACCCCTACCTGGCCTTCAGTTGCATCCTGGCCGCCGGGTTGAAGGGCATCGACGAGGGCTACGACCTCCCCGACGAGGCCACCGCCAACGTCTTCGAGCTCACCCCGGCCCAGCGGGCGGCCGAGGGCATGCGGGAGCTGCCGCAGTCGCTGGCCGAGGCCCTCGAAGCCATGGAGGGCTCGGAGCTGGTGGCCGAGGCCCTGGGCGAGCACATCTTCAGCTGGTTCCTCCGCAACAAGCGCAGCGAGTGGGCCGACTACAAGGCGCAGGTCACGCCGTTCGAGCTGGAGCGCTACCTGCCGGCGTGGTAG
- the glnII gene encoding glutamine synthetase, which translates to MAIKAEYIWIDGTEPTARLRSKTKVVAEAPSEWPIWGFDGSSTNQAPGDSSDCVLKPVAVVPDPIRGGDDVLVLCEVLYIDMTPHVTNTRAALRAVEEQYGDQEPLFGIEQEYTFFSDGHPLGFPKGGFPAPQGFYYCGVGADEVYGRDIVEAHLEACLEAGLTLSGINAEVMPGQWEFQVGPLSPLEVSDQMWLARWLLYRIAEDFDVAATLDPKPVKGDWNGAGAHTNFSTKAMREGYDAIIAACESLGAPGKVEEHVAGYGADIEHRLTGLHETAPWNEFSYGVSDRGASIRIPWQVAQDKKGYIEDRRPNANMDPYVVTRLITNTVCSAAL; encoded by the coding sequence GTGGCGATCAAGGCCGAGTACATCTGGATCGACGGCACCGAGCCGACGGCGCGTCTCCGCTCCAAGACCAAGGTCGTGGCCGAGGCGCCCAGCGAGTGGCCCATCTGGGGCTTCGACGGCTCCAGCACCAACCAGGCCCCGGGCGACTCGTCCGACTGCGTGCTGAAGCCGGTCGCGGTCGTGCCCGACCCCATCCGGGGCGGGGACGACGTGCTGGTGCTGTGCGAGGTCCTCTACATCGACATGACCCCCCACGTCACCAACACCCGGGCCGCGCTGCGGGCCGTGGAGGAGCAGTACGGCGACCAGGAGCCCCTGTTCGGCATCGAGCAGGAGTACACGTTCTTCTCCGACGGCCATCCCCTGGGCTTCCCCAAGGGCGGCTTCCCGGCCCCGCAGGGCTTCTACTACTGCGGCGTCGGGGCCGACGAGGTGTACGGCCGTGACATCGTCGAGGCCCACCTGGAGGCGTGCCTGGAGGCCGGCCTGACCCTCTCGGGCATCAACGCCGAGGTCATGCCCGGCCAGTGGGAGTTCCAGGTCGGCCCGCTGTCGCCGCTGGAGGTGTCGGACCAGATGTGGCTGGCCCGCTGGCTGCTCTACCGCATCGCCGAGGACTTCGACGTGGCCGCCACGCTCGACCCCAAGCCGGTGAAGGGCGACTGGAACGGCGCCGGGGCCCACACCAACTTCTCGACCAAGGCCATGCGCGAGGGCTACGACGCCATCATCGCCGCCTGCGAGTCGCTGGGCGCCCCGGGCAAGGTCGAGGAGCACGTGGCCGGCTACGGCGCCGACATCGAGCACCGCCTCACCGGCCTGCACGAGACCGCCCCGTGGAACGAGTTCAGTTACGGCGTGTCCGACCGGGGTGCCTCCATCCGCATCCCGTGGCAGGTGGCCCAGGACAAGAAGGGCTACATCGAGGATCGTCGGCCCAACGCCAACATGGATCCCTACGTGGTGACCCGCCTCATCACCAACACGGTCTGCTCCGCCGCTCTCTGA
- the glnA gene encoding type I glutamate--ammonia ligase, with protein MEGPVEQRTPAEVLDAVSEHEVAFVDFRFSDLPGVMQHVTIPAAVLTEAHFETGHPFDGSSVRGFQQIQESDMILVPDPDTGYLDPFRPHPTYVLHCFVADPVTGESYSRDPRHIARKAEQHLFATGVADTAYFGPEPEFFVFDDVRFETRPNGAFYEVDSVEGQWNTGRDERPNLGYKPRTKQGYFPVPPMDQLHDLRSQMALNLEQVGVPVELHHHEVASGGQGEIGIRFDTLLAMADKLMTFKYVLKSTAWEAGKSLTFMPKPIFEDNGSGMHTHQSLWKGGEPLFYDETGYAGLSDLARWYIGGLLHHAPALLAFTNPTTNSFKRLVPGYEAPVNLVYSQRNRSASCRIPLANLSPKAKRVEFRCPDSTGNPYLAFSAMLLAGLDGIEKRIEPPEPVDKDLYDLPPEELAGVPQVPASLEAALDALEADSDFLRAGDVFTDDLIDTWVAYKRTSEVDALRLRPHPYEFTLTYDI; from the coding sequence GTGGAGGGACCCGTGGAGCAGCGCACCCCGGCCGAGGTGCTCGACGCCGTCTCCGAGCACGAGGTCGCCTTCGTCGACTTCCGGTTCTCGGACCTCCCCGGCGTGATGCAGCACGTCACCATCCCGGCGGCGGTGCTGACCGAGGCTCACTTCGAGACCGGGCACCCCTTCGACGGGAGCTCGGTGCGGGGCTTCCAGCAGATCCAGGAGTCGGACATGATCCTGGTCCCGGACCCGGACACGGGCTACCTGGACCCGTTCCGGCCGCATCCCACCTACGTGCTCCACTGCTTCGTGGCCGACCCGGTCACCGGTGAGAGCTACTCCCGGGACCCGCGCCACATCGCCCGCAAGGCCGAGCAGCACCTGTTCGCCACCGGGGTGGCCGACACCGCGTACTTCGGGCCCGAGCCCGAGTTCTTCGTGTTCGACGACGTGCGCTTCGAGACCCGGCCCAACGGCGCCTTCTACGAGGTCGACTCGGTGGAGGGCCAGTGGAACACGGGCCGGGACGAGCGGCCCAACCTGGGCTACAAGCCCCGGACCAAGCAGGGGTACTTCCCGGTGCCGCCCATGGACCAGCTCCACGACCTGCGATCGCAGATGGCGCTGAACCTGGAGCAGGTGGGGGTGCCGGTCGAGCTGCACCACCACGAGGTGGCCTCCGGCGGCCAGGGCGAGATCGGCATCCGCTTCGACACCCTGCTGGCCATGGCCGACAAGCTGATGACGTTCAAGTACGTCCTCAAGTCCACGGCCTGGGAGGCGGGCAAGAGCCTGACCTTCATGCCCAAGCCGATCTTCGAGGACAACGGCTCGGGCATGCACACCCACCAGTCGCTGTGGAAGGGGGGCGAGCCCCTGTTCTACGACGAGACCGGCTACGCCGGACTCTCCGACCTGGCCCGCTGGTACATCGGGGGCCTGCTCCACCACGCCCCGGCGTTGCTGGCCTTCACCAACCCCACCACCAACAGCTTCAAGCGCCTGGTGCCGGGCTACGAGGCCCCGGTGAACCTGGTCTACAGCCAGCGCAACCGCTCGGCCTCGTGCCGCATCCCGCTGGCCAACCTGTCGCCCAAGGCCAAGCGGGTGGAGTTCCGCTGCCCGGACTCCACCGGCAACCCGTACCTGGCCTTCAGCGCCATGCTGCTGGCCGGCCTGGACGGCATCGAGAAGCGGATCGAGCCGCCCGAGCCGGTGGACAAGGACCTGTACGACCTGCCCCCCGAGGAGCTGGCCGGCGTGCCCCAGGTGCCGGCCTCGCTGGAGGCGGCCTTGGACGCCTTGGAGGCCGACAGCGACTTCCTCCGCGCCGGCGACGTCTTCACCGACGACCTGATCGACACCTGGGTGGCCTACAAGCGCACCAGCGAGGTCGACGCCCTCCGCCTCCGCCCCCACCCCTACGAGTTCACCCTCACCTACGACATCTAG
- a CDS encoding enoyl-CoA hydratase-related protein, protein MAVHVEQQGDADAVRVVTIDRPERRNAIDAEHVEALRDAVADSPAGTRALVLRGVDGHFCAGADIKGIEGPEFAVLLRGLLHALRDAPFACIAGVEGAALGAGTQLAIACDLRTATPDATFGIPASKLGLMVDLWTVQRLVALAGQGPGRAMLLAADTLTGEDAVRLGLAQRVGGPDAAVAWAGEVATKAPLTIAGHKLMLNTLDATLPTDPAVTAAFDRAWASTDLAEGKAAFAERRLPMFRGA, encoded by the coding sequence ATGGCCGTGCACGTGGAGCAGCAGGGTGATGCCGACGCGGTGCGCGTGGTCACCATCGATCGGCCCGAACGTCGCAACGCCATCGACGCCGAGCACGTCGAGGCCCTCCGCGACGCGGTGGCCGACAGCCCGGCCGGGACCCGGGCCCTGGTGCTGCGGGGGGTCGACGGCCACTTCTGCGCTGGCGCCGACATCAAGGGCATCGAGGGGCCGGAGTTCGCCGTGCTCCTGCGGGGCCTGCTCCACGCCCTGCGCGACGCCCCCTTCGCCTGCATCGCCGGGGTGGAGGGCGCCGCCCTGGGGGCGGGCACCCAACTGGCCATCGCCTGCGACCTGCGCACCGCGACGCCGGACGCCACCTTCGGCATCCCGGCCTCCAAGCTCGGGCTCATGGTCGACCTGTGGACCGTCCAGCGCCTGGTCGCCCTGGCCGGCCAGGGGCCAGGCCGGGCCATGCTCCTGGCCGCCGACACCCTCACCGGTGAGGACGCCGTGCGGCTGGGCCTGGCCCAGCGGGTCGGGGGTCCGGACGCGGCGGTGGCCTGGGCCGGCGAGGTGGCCACCAAGGCCCCGTTGACCATCGCCGGCCACAAGCTGATGCTCAACACGCTCGACGCCACCCTGCCCACCGACCCCGCCGTCACCGCGGCCTTCGACCGGGCCTGGGCCAGCACCGACCTGGCTGAGGGCAAGGCCGCCTTCGCCGAGCGCCGCCTCCCCATGTTCCGCGGTGCCTGA
- a CDS encoding class E sortase, giving the protein MLTSDTEAAPEEPGGPADDPDRGPDRPPSRHRVARVVGAVGRLMITSGTVILLLVAYQLWGTNLQTDRSQGELADEFSTLVDDGAAPPPTTEPSATASTTAPAPTTSTTAPTTVGPPAVAPDIAPPALGQPIGNFSIPAIGVHRFWTVEGTGTDQLERGAAHYPGTPLPGQAGNAAVAGHRTTYGAPLHNVEDLVAGDEILFETLQGRFRYEVREIRIVEPTAVEVVQPQNATPEDPDGEDLLTLTACHPKHSADQRIIVVAALVGTPVPTLPGQEDAAREVIEASGGEHGPDEGAIDAFVTEPALTFPGAWWGLLCLALWAATRVLAYRQRRRGLARRAVPYLVGTPICLVVLYLFFESFSYEGLVRTLGLSI; this is encoded by the coding sequence GTGCTCACCTCGGACACGGAGGCCGCGCCGGAGGAGCCCGGTGGCCCCGCTGACGATCCCGACCGCGGGCCCGACCGCCCCCCTTCCCGGCACCGGGTGGCCCGGGTGGTGGGCGCGGTGGGGCGCCTGATGATCACCAGCGGCACGGTGATCCTGCTGCTGGTCGCCTACCAGCTGTGGGGCACCAACCTGCAGACCGACCGGTCCCAGGGGGAGCTGGCTGACGAGTTCTCCACCCTGGTCGACGACGGGGCCGCCCCGCCGCCCACCACCGAGCCGTCGGCCACCGCGTCGACCACCGCCCCGGCGCCCACCACCTCGACCACGGCCCCGACCACGGTCGGGCCCCCCGCGGTGGCGCCGGACATCGCCCCGCCGGCCCTGGGCCAGCCCATCGGCAACTTCTCCATCCCGGCCATCGGCGTGCACCGCTTCTGGACCGTGGAGGGCACCGGCACCGACCAGCTCGAGCGAGGCGCGGCCCACTACCCGGGCACGCCCCTGCCCGGCCAGGCCGGCAACGCCGCGGTGGCCGGCCACCGCACCACCTACGGGGCCCCGCTCCACAACGTCGAGGACCTGGTGGCCGGGGACGAGATCCTGTTCGAGACGCTCCAGGGGCGGTTCCGCTACGAGGTGCGGGAGATCCGGATCGTGGAGCCCACCGCCGTCGAGGTGGTGCAGCCCCAGAACGCCACCCCCGAGGATCCCGACGGCGAGGACCTGCTCACCCTGACCGCCTGCCACCCCAAGCACTCGGCCGACCAGCGCATCATCGTGGTGGCCGCCCTGGTGGGCACGCCGGTCCCCACGCTGCCGGGGCAGGAGGACGCGGCCCGGGAGGTCATCGAGGCCTCGGGCGGGGAGCACGGCCCGGACGAGGGGGCCATCGACGCCTTCGTCACCGAGCCGGCCCTGACCTTCCCCGGGGCCTGGTGGGGCCTGCTGTGCCTGGCCCTGTGGGCCGCCACTCGGGTGCTGGCGTACCGCCAGCGCCGCCGGGGCCTGGCCCGCCGAGCCGTCCCCTACCTGGTGGGGACGCCGATCTGCCTGGTGGTGCTCTACCTGTTCTTCGAGAGCTTCAGCTACGAGGGCCTGGTCCGCACCCTCGGCCTCTCGATCTGA